The DNA sequence CCGATTCAGGAATATCTTCAAAAGAAACCAGCTTATACTTTCCTTTGTCCAGAAAATCAAGCTTGATTTCGAGCGAACGCGTTTCGCTGTTGGTCATCGACCCAATAAACCATTCGTTTCCTGAGCGGCGCGCTGAAGTGATGTATTCACCAATTTGTCCGTTCAAAATCCGGGTGTCATCCCATATGGTTTTTACTTCTTTCAGAAATTCGGACCCCAATTGTCCTTTATAATTTTCAGGAGCATCGCAAGCGACCATAAACGGACTATCGTAAACTACAAACTGAGCCAATTGGAGCGCCCGTGTTCCCAAAACCTGGGCAGGCGTTCCGTTCTGAAATTTTTCAGGCGTACGGTTCAGGAAACCTCCGGGAGTAAAGTCCATTGGTCCGGCCAGCATTCGCGTAAACGGCAAGGTAGTCATGTGTTCAGGAGTAACTCGAAGCGACCATTTATTGTATTCGTTGCCCATCACACCTTCGCGTGTAACCAAGTTTGGATATGTCCGACGGAAACCATCGGGTTTGTATGCTCCATGGAAATCAACCATCAAATGATGCGCGGCTGCTGTTTTTACGATACGGTGATACCAATTTACCATTTGCTGATCGTCGCTGTCCATAAAATCGATTTTAACACCTGCAACGCCCCAGCTTTCGTAGGTTGCACAAGCTTTATCCCAATCGGCGCGGTCGACATCGGTATTGTAAAGCCAAACCCAGCATTTTACATTTTTGCTCTTGGCATAAGCCAGAATTCCGGGCATATCGAGCTGCGGCGCCACTTTGGTAATGTCAGCTTCCGGAGAATTAAACTTTCCGTACCATTGCCAGTCGATTAACTGGTAAGGCCAACCCATTTCGGAAGCCAGATCGATGTATTTTTTATTGGTTTCATTGTCCATTTTCACCTCGCCGCTCCACCAATGATCCCAGGCACACATACCAGGTTTAATCCACGAAGGATCGGCTATGGCACAAGGTTCGTTCAGGTTCATCACGATTTCCGATTCAAGCAATTTTCCGGGCGAATCGCCCAACATGATGACCCTCCAGGGTGTTTTATGCGGAAATTTAAAATTGACTTTGTCGCCGTTATCGGGTTGTTTCGGAAGCGGAGACAGGCTCGAACGAACCGAAAATCCGGACGCCGAATGATCCGGTTTCAGATACATTCCGGCGTAATCGGTTATCGCAGCTTCAGTAATGGTAGCATAGCAATTGTCAGCAACTTTTACTGTCATCGGCAAGCCGATCACCATTTGATCGGTAATGTCAGAAAGTTTTCTCTTGAAATATTCATTTTCCTGAGATGAACGATACGATGCGTGATTTACGGCCCAGCAGGTATGGTCGGATGTGAAATTGAAGGTCGTGAATTCTTCAGTCATCGCATATTCATGTTTGTTGTCGGGGCCGACAAACTCTGTACGAAAGGCAACTCCATCGTCGTATGCACGAAATACCAGATTCATTGTGCGTCGTGGAAAGTTCTTCTCCTGAAGTTGTAAAATCAGCTCATTGCAATTATTGAGTATCGTTGATTGCCGTTTTAAAACCGGAGTCCATGTTTCGTTAATTTCAACTGACGAGCTTTTCAGAACAACAAGATCATCGCCCAAAGGTGGCGCTTGCTTAAATTCGAAACGGACCGACGAATTGCTTAGAACCGGTTGCCCATTAAAATAAACACTATAACTGATTGTATTACCTGCTTCCACTTTAGCCTCAACTGTGGAGTGTGGCGATTTGACGGAAAATTGCGCATTTACAATTCCCCAATAAGTAAAAAGGCAAAAGGCAGTAAAAAATATCTTCTTCATTTTCAAAATCGTTTAGTTTAGTTGTTCAAATACAATAGTTTTCAGGCGTTCGGTTAGTCTTAAAATATAAAACGTAAATTTAACACTTATCTTTACATCTCAAAGCTCATCAATTCAGTTCATTTCATTTATTGGGATTTAACCTGAAATCAGGAATTACAAATAATATGCATATTCGGAATAAATCGTTAGGATATACGCATTAAATAATGGCTGAAATTAACTGATTTATCCCGATAATCAGGATTATAAAACCAGATTTTATTTCCACATTTGGCAAACAATGTGTTCAGGATAAACGTTTAAAATATGTCGTAAAACACAAATCATTGCACACCCAATTGCAAAAAAAACAAATCAAATGTCAGTCAATATACCGGAAACAGCAAAAAAGAGAATCGTCATCATCGGAGCAGGCTTTGGTGGATTGAAATTAGCCAAAAAGCTTGTTGGATCAGGTTTTCAAATTGTTTTGATTGATAAAAACAATTACCATCAGTTTCAACCCTTATTTTATCAGGTGGCCAGTTCCGGAATCGAGCCCAGTTCCATTCTTTTCCCGCTTCGAAAAATATTTCAAAAACGAAAAGATGTGTACATCCGTGTGGCCGAAGTTCATTCGGTTGATACTGAAAAAAAAGAATTGCATACCAGCCTCGATGTGGTTTGGTACGACTATCTGGTAATTGCAACCGGAGTAAATTCGAATTTCTTCGGAATGAAAAATCTGGAGCAATATGCCATCCCGATGAAATCGGTTTCGGAAGCCATGTTTCTGCGGAACCGGATCCTATCGAATCTTGAAAAAGCAGTAACCCTGTTCGAGCAGTTTGAAGATGAGAAAAGAGCGTTACTGAATGTGGTTGTGGTTGGTGGAGGCCCTACCGGAGTTGAAATTGCTGGTGCCATCGCCGAAATGAAAAATTTCGTATTACCCAAAGATTATCCCGACCTGAACCTGGATTTAATGCAGGTTAGCCTCCTTGAAGGCTCTCCATCGCTTTTAGCTAACATGTCGAAACATGCTTCCGAAAAATCGACATTTTACCTGAAACGACTTGGAGTAAATGCCCGGGTAAACACCCGGGTAATCGACTACGATGGAGAAGCGCTCAGGCTGGGAAACGGCGAAATAATAAAAACCAAACTGGTCATCTGGGCGGCAGGAATCAGCGGAGTTGTCCCTTCCGGAATTCCCGAAGAAGCCGTTGGACGAAGCAGGCGTATGTTGGTTGATGAATTCAGCAAAGTGAAGGGGTTTGAGGATATTTATGCCATTGGCGATGCATCAGTCATGTCAACAGCCGCCTATCCTAACGGGCACCCGCAAGTGGCCCAGGTTGCAATTCAACAAGGAACTAACCTTGCAAACAACTTCAAAGCCATACGTAAAAATGCACCATTAAAAGCATTCAAATATATCGATCGCGGTTCGATGGCGACAATTGGCCGAAACCGTGCAGTGGCCGATTTACCCTTCCTGAAATTTTCAGGATTCATTGCCTGGCTGACATGGATGTTTGTACATTTGATGGCCATTGTCGGCGTTAAAAACCGTCTGCTAATCTTCATCAACTGGATGTGGAATTACCTGACTTATGACCAGTCGTTACGATTGATTTTATGGGCAGCAAGAAAAGATCCATCTAAGATCATATCACCTCCCGACAAAAAATAAAAAAGAGATGCCGGATAAATCGAATTTTATCTGGCATCTCTTTTATAAGGGCTGAAACGATTCTTTTTACCAAATCACTGCCCGGTCAGCTTCTTTCAGGTACATATAATCACCTTCCTTTACATCGAAAGCTTTATGGAATTCGGGCATATTACGCAGCGGCCCTAAAATGCGAAAACGACCAAGCGAATGTGGGTCTTCTTTGGTACGGCGAACAATTTCCTTGTCG is a window from the Aquipluma nitroreducens genome containing:
- a CDS encoding glycoside hydrolase family 97 protein — protein: MKKIFFTAFCLFTYWGIVNAQFSVKSPHSTVEAKVEAGNTISYSVYFNGQPVLSNSSVRFEFKQAPPLGDDLVVLKSSSVEINETWTPVLKRQSTILNNCNELILQLQEKNFPRRTMNLVFRAYDDGVAFRTEFVGPDNKHEYAMTEEFTTFNFTSDHTCWAVNHASYRSSQENEYFKRKLSDITDQMVIGLPMTVKVADNCYATITEAAITDYAGMYLKPDHSASGFSVRSSLSPLPKQPDNGDKVNFKFPHKTPWRVIMLGDSPGKLLESEIVMNLNEPCAIADPSWIKPGMCAWDHWWSGEVKMDNETNKKYIDLASEMGWPYQLIDWQWYGKFNSPEADITKVAPQLDMPGILAYAKSKNVKCWVWLYNTDVDRADWDKACATYESWGVAGVKIDFMDSDDQQMVNWYHRIVKTAAAHHLMVDFHGAYKPDGFRRTYPNLVTREGVMGNEYNKWSLRVTPEHMTTLPFTRMLAGPMDFTPGGFLNRTPEKFQNGTPAQVLGTRALQLAQFVVYDSPFMVACDAPENYKGQLGSEFLKEVKTIWDDTRILNGQIGEYITSARRSGNEWFIGSMTNSETRSLEIKLDFLDKGKYKLVSFEDIPESAIDAEKVVRNSRDVVKGDVVKITMVSGGGFAAYLVPVK
- a CDS encoding NAD(P)/FAD-dependent oxidoreductase, which produces MSVNIPETAKKRIVIIGAGFGGLKLAKKLVGSGFQIVLIDKNNYHQFQPLFYQVASSGIEPSSILFPLRKIFQKRKDVYIRVAEVHSVDTEKKELHTSLDVVWYDYLVIATGVNSNFFGMKNLEQYAIPMKSVSEAMFLRNRILSNLEKAVTLFEQFEDEKRALLNVVVVGGGPTGVEIAGAIAEMKNFVLPKDYPDLNLDLMQVSLLEGSPSLLANMSKHASEKSTFYLKRLGVNARVNTRVIDYDGEALRLGNGEIIKTKLVIWAAGISGVVPSGIPEEAVGRSRRMLVDEFSKVKGFEDIYAIGDASVMSTAAYPNGHPQVAQVAIQQGTNLANNFKAIRKNAPLKAFKYIDRGSMATIGRNRAVADLPFLKFSGFIAWLTWMFVHLMAIVGVKNRLLIFINWMWNYLTYDQSLRLILWAARKDPSKIISPPDKK